Proteins encoded by one window of Drosophila melanogaster chromosome X:
- the Grip91 gene encoding Gamma-tubulin ring protein 91, with protein sequence MSQDRIAGIDVATNSTDISNIINEMIICIKGKQMPEVHEKAMDHLSKMIAANSRVIRDSNMLTERECVQKIMKLLSARNKKEEGKTVSDHFNELYRKLTLTKCDPHMRHSLMTHLLTMTDNSDAEKAVASEDPRTQCDNLTQILVSRLNSISSSIASLNEMGVVNGNGVGAAAVTGAAAVTGAAAVTGAAAVTGAAASHSYDATQSSIGLRKQSLPNYLDATKMLPESRHDIVMSAIYSFTGVQGKYLKKDVVTGRFKLDQQNIKFLTTGQAGMLLRLSELGYYHDRVVKFSDVSTGFNAIGSMGQALISKLKEELANFHGQVAMLHDEMQRFRQASVNGIANKGKKDSGPDAGDEMTLFKLLAWYIKPLHRMQWLTKIADACQVKKGGDLASTVYDFLDNGNDMVNKLVEDLLTAICGPLVRMISKWILEGGISDMHREFFVKSIKDVGVDRLWHDKFRLRLPMLPKFVPMDMANKILMTGKSINFLREICEEQGMMKERDELMKVMESSASQIFSYTPDTSWHAAVETCYQQTSKHVLDIMVGPHKLLDHLHGMRRYLLLGQGDFISILIENMKNELERPGLDIYANDLTSMLDSALRCTNAQYDDPDILNHLDVIVQRPFNGDIGWNIISLQYIVHGPLAAMLESTMPTYKVLFKPLWRMKHMEFVLSMKIWKEQMGNAKALRTMKSEIGKASHRLNLFTSEIMHFIHQMQYYVLFEVIECNWVELQKKMQKATTLDEILEAHEKFLQTILVGCFVSNKASVEHSLEVVYENIIELEKWQSSFYKDCFKELNARKELSKIVEKSEKKGVYGLTNKMILQRDQEAKIFAEKMDIACRGLEVIATDYEKAVSTFLMSLNSSDDPNLQLFGTRLDFNEYYKKRDTNLSKPLTFEHMRMSNVFAVNSRFVICTPSTQE encoded by the exons AAAAAGCAATGGATCATTTAAGCAAAATGATTGCCGCCAATAGTCGGGTCATTCGGGACTCAAATATGTTGACTGAGCGCGAATGTGTCCAGAAGATAATGAAACTGCTGAGCGCCCGGAATAAGAAGGAGGAGGGCAAAACTGTGTCGGATCACTTCAATGAGCTGTACAGGAAACTCACGTTGACCAAGTGCGATCCGCACATGAGGCACTCGCTAATGACCCATCTACTTACGATGACCGACAATTCGGATGCCGAAAAGGCAGTTGCCAGCGAAGATCCACGTACTCAGTGCGATAATCTCACTCAGATTCTGGTCAGTCGTCTTAACTCAATAAGTTCCTCCATAGCCAGTCTGAATGAGATGGGAGTGGTCAACGGAAATGGAGTAGGAGCAGCAGCGGtaacaggagcagcagcggtaacaggagcagcagcggtaacaggagcagcagcggtaacaggagcagcagcaagccACAGTTATGATGCCACACAGTCCAGCATCGGATTGAGAAAACAGTCCTTGCCCAACTACCTGGATGCAACAAAGATGTTGCCCGAGTCTCGACATGATATAGTGATGAGTGCCATTTACTCCTTCACCGGCGTTCAAGGGAAGTATTTGAAGAAGGATGTGGTAACGGGCCGTTTCAAGCTGGATCAGCAGAACATCAAGTTCCTGACCACCGGCCAAGCGGGCATGTTGCTGCGGCTCTCCGAACTTGGCTACTACCACGATCGAGTGGTCAAGTTTTCGGATGTATCGACCGGTTTCAATGCCATTGGCAGCATGGGCCAGGCCCTGATTTCCAAACTCAAGGAGGAGCTGGCGAATTTTCACGGGCAAGTGGCAATGCTTCACGATGAAATGCAGCGTTTTCGGCAGGCCTCGGTGAATGGAATTGCAAACAAGGGGAAAAAGGATAGTGGGCCCGATGCTGGCGATGAAATGACGCTATTCAAGCTGCTCGCCTGGTATATAAAGCCACTGCACCGGATGCAGTGGTTAACCAAGATTGCCGACGCCTGCCAGGTAAAGAAGGGCGGTGATTTGGCATCGACCGTTTATGATTTCCTTGACAACGGTAACGATATGGTCAATAAATTGGTGGAGGATCTCCTAACTGCCATTTGTGGCCCACTGGTGCGCATGATCTCCAAATGGATTCTGGAGGGCGGCATTAGCGATATGCATAGAGAGTTCTTTGTGAAGTCCATTAAAGATGTGGGCGTTGATCGGCTATGGCACGATAAATTCCGCCTACGATTGCCAATGCTGCCCAAGTTTGTGCCCATGGATATGGCCAATAAGATACTCATGACGGGCAAATCCATTAATTTTCTAAGAGAAATCTGCGAGGAGCAGGGTATGATGAAGGAGCGCGACGAACTAATGAAGGTCATGGAATCTAGTG CCTCTCAAATCTTTTCGTACACACCGGACACCAGTTGGCATGCGGCCGTGGAAACGTGCTACCAGCAGACCTCCAAACATGTCCTCGACATTATGGTGGGCCCACACAAGCTGCTGGATCATTTGCACGGAATGCGGCGCTACTTGCTGTTGGGCCAGGGCGATTTTATTAGCATTCTGATTGAAAACATGAA GAACGAACTGGAGCGACCGGGCCTTGATATATATGCTAACGATCTCACCTCCATGTTGGATTCCGCTCTGCGCTGTACGAATGCCCAGTACGATGATCCTGATATTCTAAACCATCTCGATGTGATTGTTCAACGACCGTTCAACGGTGATATTGGCTGGAACATCATCTCGCTGCAGTACATTGTCCACGGACCACTGGCCGCCATGCTGGAGTCGACCATGCCAACGTACAAGGTGCTCTTCAAGCCACTCTGGCGCATGAAGCACATGGAGTTTGTGCTCTCGATGAAGATCTGGAAGGAGCAGATGGGCAACGCAAAG GCCCTTCGTACAATGAAGTCCGAAATCGGCAAGGCGTCACACCGCCTCAACCTTTTCACTTCCGAGATCATGCACTTTATCCACCAAATGCAGTACTATGTGCTATTTGAGGTCATCGAGTGCAACTGGGTGGAGCTACAGAAGAAGATGCAGAAGGCTACTACGTTGGACGAAATCCTGGAAGCTCACGAGAAGTTTCTGCAAACGATTTTGGTGGGCTGTTTTGTCAGCAACAAAGCGAGTGTGGAGCATTCGCTGGAGGTGGTGTACGAGAACATTATCGAATTGGAGAAGTGGCAGTCGAGCTTTTACAAGGACTGCTTTAAGGAGCTAAATGCCCGCAAGGAACTGTCCAAAATTGTGGAGAAATCGGAAAAGAAGGGTGTCTACGGACTGACCAACAAGATGATCCTGCAGCGCGACCAGGAGGCGAAGATATTTGCCGAAAAGATGGACATCGCCTGCCGCGGCTTAGAAGTCATAGCAACCGATTACGAAAAGGCTGTCAGCACTTTCCTAATGTCTCTCAACTCTAGCGACGATCCGAATTTGCAGCTCTTTGGCACTCGGCTGGACTTCAACGAGTACTACAAGAAGAGGGACACCAATTTGAGCAAACCCCTGACCTTCGAGCACATGCGCATGAGCAATGTGTTCGCCGTGAACAGTCGCTTCGTGATATGTACGCCGTCCACTCAGGAATAG
- the CG11134 gene encoding uncharacterized protein, isoform B, which produces MALSIFKDLPAEHPRHLIPSLCRQFYHLGWVTGTGGGMSIKYNDEIYIAPSGVQKERMQPEDLFVQDITGKDLQLPPEIKGLKKSQCTPLFMLAYQHRQAGAVIHTHSQHAVMATLLWPGKTFRCTHLEMIKGVYDEADKRYLRYDEELVVPIIENTPFERDLADSMYAAMMEYPGCSAILVRRHGVYVWGQNWEKAKTMSECYDYLFSIAVEMKKAGIDPEKFESS; this is translated from the exons ATGGCCCTCTCGATCTTCAAAGACTTGCCGGCGGAGCATCCTCGCCACTTGATTCCCTCGCTATGCAGGCAATTCTATCATTTGGGATGGGTGACCGGCACAGGAGGTGGCATGAGCATTAAGTACAA CGATGAGATCTACATAGCACCGTCGGGCGTCCAGAAGGAGCGAATGCAGCCGGAGGATCTCTTCGTGCAGGATATAACCGGCAAGGATCTGCAACTGCCGCCTGAGATCAAGGGCCTGAAGAAGAGCCAATGTACGCCGCTCTTTATGCTGGCCTATCAGCATCGGCAGGCGGGAGCCGTCATCCACACCCATTCGCAGCACGCCGTAATGGCCACGCTCCTGTGGCCAGGGAAAACCTTCCGCTGCACCCACTTGGAGATGATCAAGGGCGTCTACGATGAGGCGGACAAGCGATATTTGCGCTACGACGAGGAGCTCGTCGTACCGATCATCGAGAACACACCCTTTGAACGCGACCTGGCCGACAGTATGTACGCCGCCATGATGGAGTATCCGGGCTGCAGTGCGATCCTGGTTCGACGACACGGCGTCTACGTTTGGGGACAGAACTGGGAGAAGGCCAAAACCAT GTCGGAATGCTATGACTATCTCTTCTCCATTGCCGTGGAAATGAAGAAGGCCGGAATCGATCCGGAAAAGTTCGAGAGCTCATAA
- the CG11151 gene encoding uncharacterized protein, isoform A, translating to MSLQSDAVFQKIIDGLKENEAKAKAVNGVFLYKITKDGKVAKEWTLDCKNAKAYEGPAQGIKVDTTLTVADEDMVDIALGKLNPQAAFMKGKLKIAGNIMLTQKLAPLLKTDAKL from the exons atgTCTCTGCAGTCGGACGCCGTTTTCCAAAAGATCATCGATGGACTGAAGGAGAACGAGGCCAAGGCCAAGGCGGTCAACGGTGTGTTCCTGTACAAAATCACCAAGGACGGCAAGGTGGCCAAGGAGTGGA CTCTGGACTGCAAGAACGCCAAGGCCTACGAGGGACCTGCCCAGGGCATCAAGGTGGACACCACCTTGACGGTCGCCGACGAGGACATGGTTGACATCGCCCTGGGCAAGCTGAACCCCCAGGCTGCCTTCATGAAGGGCAAGCTGAAGATCGCCGGCAACATCATGCTCACCCAGAAGCTGGCGCCGCTCCTGAAGACCGACGCCAAGTTGTAA